One genomic segment of Novosphingobium sp. RL4 includes these proteins:
- a CDS encoding high-potential iron-sulfur protein, producing the protein MTPSRRQFLGRALTFASLAAAGLVASGGALAQPPAGSCYDPAALPFSQKSRRRALGYLDASADPARRCGSCAFFTAAAPGCGTCQMLSGGPVNAGAVCNSFAPKAAK; encoded by the coding sequence ATGACCCCCTCGCGCAGACAGTTCCTCGGACGAGCGCTGACTTTCGCTTCGCTCGCCGCCGCAGGTTTGGTCGCATCGGGAGGAGCGCTGGCCCAGCCGCCGGCCGGTTCCTGCTACGATCCCGCCGCCCTGCCCTTCAGCCAGAAGAGCCGGCGCCGCGCGCTGGGCTATCTCGATGCATCGGCCGACCCTGCCCGGCGCTGCGGAAGCTGCGCCTTCTTCACGGCCGCCGCGCCGGGGTGCGGAACCTGCCAGATGCTGTCGGGCGGCCCTGTCAACGCAGGCGCCGTCTGCAACTCCTTCGCACCGAAGGCCGCGAAGTGA
- a CDS encoding VOC family protein — translation MKGASIMLAASVLLAAQAAQAGEPAALPPARLVGTVLNAVAIERELAFYENAFGLKVGMTLDHGTRREYMLRFSADPGEAGLIIVHDTAPEAPARLAHGNAFDRIVLRVSDMDALVRRLDASGTAHQPVRAAAQGYRVLLLQDPEGYPLEVIQSSAAAREPGQ, via the coding sequence ATGAAGGGCGCGTCGATCATGCTGGCGGCCTCGGTCCTGCTCGCCGCTCAGGCCGCACAGGCGGGCGAGCCTGCCGCCCTTCCCCCCGCGCGGCTGGTGGGCACGGTCCTCAACGCAGTGGCGATCGAACGCGAACTGGCGTTCTACGAGAACGCATTCGGGCTCAAGGTCGGCATGACGCTCGATCACGGCACCCGGCGCGAATACATGCTGCGGTTCTCGGCGGACCCGGGCGAAGCCGGGCTCATCATCGTGCATGACACCGCGCCGGAAGCGCCCGCACGGCTTGCACATGGGAACGCCTTCGATCGCATCGTGCTGCGGGTGAGCGACATGGATGCGCTGGTCCGCCGGCTCGACGCCTCCGGCACCGCGCACCAGCCTGTGCGCGCGGCTGCGCAGGGCTACCGGGTGCTACTGCTCCAAGACCCGGAAGGCTATCCGCTCGAAGTCATCCAGAGCAGCGCCGCCGCACGGGAGCCCGGCCAATGA
- a CDS encoding DUF1552 domain-containing protein, which produces MAFDLSRRTALKGIMNGAAITVGVPLLDIFLNGNGEALAATGAPLPVRFGTWFWGLGVNPTRWFPDNAGPGYDLKPELEIIKPYAHKINILGNFNVMLDGAPNLPHTSGGPAIRTGRALTAEGGLPGESFDVTIGDRIGTRTRFRSLETSASGDPRNSLSGRGGGNLNPSEGSAAGLYRRLFGTGFKDPNGATFTPDPEVMARRSVLSAVSEQRQSLESAVGAADRQKLDQYFTSVRQLENQLEVELKKPEPLQACLVPKPVEDRPVNAEIENVVTNHALMTDLLVMALACDQTRVFNMMFNNGASSLTRIGSTITHHQLTHEEALDNRLGYQPEATYFLSRIFEAWTYFVAALDKVQEGPRTLLDNTLVFAHSETEFAKFHTIDNIPMMTAGSGGGRISTGIYVDGLGSPVSRVGLTLQQVMGVPVDKWGAKSMETGKSIGEIVA; this is translated from the coding sequence ATGGCATTCGACCTGTCTCGGCGCACCGCGCTCAAGGGCATCATGAACGGCGCGGCGATCACCGTGGGCGTTCCCCTGCTCGATATCTTCCTGAACGGCAACGGCGAGGCGCTTGCCGCCACCGGCGCGCCGCTTCCGGTCCGTTTCGGCACCTGGTTCTGGGGGCTCGGCGTCAATCCCACCCGCTGGTTCCCCGACAACGCCGGTCCGGGATACGACCTGAAGCCGGAGCTGGAGATCATCAAGCCCTACGCGCACAAGATCAATATCCTGGGAAATTTCAACGTCATGCTCGATGGCGCACCGAACCTTCCCCACACCTCCGGAGGCCCGGCGATCCGCACCGGGCGCGCGCTCACCGCGGAAGGTGGCCTGCCGGGCGAAAGTTTCGACGTGACCATCGGCGACAGGATCGGCACGCGAACCCGCTTCCGCAGCCTGGAAACCTCCGCATCTGGCGACCCGCGCAATTCGCTCAGCGGGCGCGGCGGCGGCAACCTGAACCCTTCGGAAGGCTCGGCAGCCGGGCTCTATCGCCGTCTTTTCGGCACCGGCTTCAAGGACCCCAACGGCGCGACTTTCACGCCCGATCCGGAAGTCATGGCCCGCCGCAGCGTGCTTTCGGCCGTCAGCGAACAGCGCCAGTCGCTCGAAAGCGCAGTGGGCGCCGCCGACAGGCAGAAGCTGGACCAATATTTCACGTCCGTCCGGCAGTTGGAGAACCAGCTTGAAGTGGAGCTGAAGAAGCCTGAACCGCTACAGGCGTGCCTTGTCCCCAAGCCGGTCGAGGATCGCCCGGTCAATGCCGAGATCGAGAACGTCGTCACCAACCACGCGCTGATGACGGACCTGCTGGTCATGGCGCTCGCCTGCGACCAGACCCGCGTATTCAACATGATGTTCAACAACGGCGCCTCCTCGCTGACCCGAATCGGCAGCACGATCACGCATCACCAGCTCACCCATGAAGAAGCGCTCGACAACCGGCTGGGCTACCAGCCCGAGGCCACTTACTTCCTGAGCCGGATCTTCGAGGCCTGGACCTATTTCGTTGCCGCGCTCGACAAGGTGCAGGAGGGGCCGCGCACCCTGCTCGACAACACATTGGTCTTCGCCCATTCCGAAACCGAGTTCGCCAAGTTCCACACCATCGACAATATCCCGATGATGACCGCGGGCAGCGGCGGCGGTCGTATCAGTACGGGGATCTACGTCGACGGGCTCGGCTCTCCGGTCAGCCGCGTCGGCCTCACGCTCCAGCAGGTCATGGGGGTGCCCGTGGACAAGTGGGGGGCGAAGAGCATGGAGACCGGCAAGTCGATCGGCGAGATCGTCGCATGA
- a CDS encoding DUF1588 domain-containing protein: MTLFRIAPLAIAAATLAGVVSLAGTASTSVPAMAEANAAQTLLQGPQVVGMRRLTEAQYRNTIADIFGSDIRVAGRFEPIVRPAHQLIASGARSAAITPAGLEQMDGMARDIARQVFEEAHRAQFMSCTPADPAAADPECARRILAPIGRLLFRRPLTVQEEALYVKIAGEGAAPTRSFTKGLELALGSMLVSPWFLYVVETAEPDPDHAGGMRLDNASRAARLSFMLWNSSPNAALLDDAAGGRLTDQAQLEKVVTAMVASPRFEQGLRAFFSDMLLFEKFDELAKDPVIYPYFNQDVLQALPEQMLRTITTQLLDGDGDYRELFTTRKTWMNRPLGALYQVPVSKSQGWVPYEFSAGSDRSGLLGLAGFLAMYSHSGRSSPTLRGRAIRELLLCQPVPNPPGNVNFTAVQDVTNKAMPTARIRLDAHTTDPVCAGCHKITDPIGLPLERFDGIGAFRTRENDAAIDVGGSFDEASFSGADGLGKAIAASQDATMCVTSRALEYATGRPSEDGALVETLESRFAADGYRLRKLIERVATMPQAYEIPGDPLKSEATHVATRR, from the coding sequence GTGACCCTCTTTCGCATAGCGCCGCTGGCGATCGCCGCGGCCACCCTTGCCGGTGTGGTCTCGCTGGCAGGCACGGCATCGACATCCGTGCCTGCCATGGCCGAAGCGAATGCCGCCCAGACCCTGTTGCAGGGCCCTCAGGTCGTTGGCATGCGCAGGCTGACCGAGGCCCAGTACCGCAATACGATCGCGGACATCTTCGGCAGCGACATCCGCGTTGCCGGCCGGTTCGAACCGATCGTCAGGCCTGCGCACCAGTTGATTGCCAGCGGCGCGCGCAGCGCGGCGATCACGCCTGCCGGGCTAGAACAGATGGACGGCATGGCGCGCGATATCGCCCGGCAGGTCTTCGAAGAGGCACACCGCGCCCAGTTCATGTCCTGCACGCCCGCCGATCCGGCCGCGGCCGATCCCGAATGCGCGCGCCGCATTCTCGCGCCGATCGGGCGCCTGCTGTTCCGGCGCCCGCTGACCGTGCAGGAAGAGGCGCTCTACGTGAAGATCGCCGGAGAAGGCGCTGCGCCTACGCGCTCCTTCACCAAGGGCCTTGAACTTGCGCTCGGATCGATGCTGGTCTCGCCGTGGTTCCTCTATGTGGTGGAGACGGCGGAGCCCGACCCGGACCATGCTGGCGGAATGCGGCTCGACAACGCCTCGCGCGCCGCGCGCCTCAGTTTCATGTTGTGGAACTCCAGCCCCAACGCCGCTTTGCTCGACGATGCGGCGGGCGGGCGGCTGACCGATCAGGCCCAGCTTGAAAAGGTGGTGACGGCGATGGTCGCCTCGCCCCGCTTCGAACAGGGGCTTCGGGCCTTCTTTTCCGACATGCTGCTGTTCGAGAAGTTCGACGAACTCGCCAAGGACCCGGTGATCTACCCCTATTTCAACCAGGACGTCCTTCAGGCGCTTCCCGAACAGATGCTGCGCACGATCACCACCCAGCTTCTCGATGGCGACGGCGATTACCGGGAACTGTTCACCACCCGAAAGACATGGATGAACCGACCGCTGGGCGCGCTCTACCAGGTGCCGGTGAGCAAGTCGCAAGGCTGGGTTCCCTATGAATTCTCGGCCGGTTCGGACCGTTCGGGCCTGCTCGGACTGGCCGGATTCCTCGCCATGTACTCGCACTCCGGCCGCAGTTCTCCGACCTTGCGCGGCCGGGCGATACGCGAGTTGCTGCTCTGCCAGCCGGTGCCGAACCCGCCGGGCAACGTGAACTTCACCGCCGTGCAGGACGTGACCAACAAGGCCATGCCCACTGCCCGCATCCGCCTTGATGCCCACACCACCGACCCCGTATGCGCAGGTTGCCACAAGATCACCGATCCGATCGGCCTGCCGCTGGAGAGGTTCGACGGCATCGGCGCCTTCCGCACCCGCGAGAATGACGCGGCGATCGATGTCGGCGGCTCGTTCGACGAGGCCAGCTTTTCCGGTGCCGACGGCCTGGGCAAGGCCATCGCGGCCAGCCAGGACGCGACGATGTGCGTCACCTCGCGGGCGCTCGAATATGCAACCGGCCGCCCCAGCGAGGATGGCGCGCTCGTCGAAACGCTGGAAAGCCGCTTCGCGGCGGACGGCTACCGCCTGCGCAAGCTGATCGAACGGGTCGCGACGATGCCGCAGGCCTATGAAATTCCGGGCGATCCACTGAAATCCGAGGCCACTCACGTGGCGACAAGACGCTAG
- a CDS encoding cytochrome c produces the protein MNALWRIGAVALATAAVATPLLAAPADTVRSRIAGYRELGAAFKAVNDGLRGGEVQTVLIAQSAREIRNASRGQYEWFPAGSGPQSGAKTRAKGEIWAQPAKFRTAQDAFAKAADDFQRAVAGKDVAAIRTGAQKLGATCKGCHDSFRAPES, from the coding sequence ATGAACGCCCTATGGCGCATTGGCGCGGTGGCTTTGGCGACAGCGGCGGTTGCCACGCCGCTGCTGGCTGCACCGGCCGACACGGTCCGCTCGCGCATCGCAGGTTACCGGGAACTCGGCGCGGCGTTCAAGGCAGTGAACGACGGCCTGCGAGGCGGCGAAGTGCAGACCGTGCTGATCGCCCAATCCGCTCGGGAAATCCGCAATGCCTCTCGCGGCCAGTACGAATGGTTTCCGGCCGGGAGCGGGCCGCAATCGGGCGCCAAAACCCGCGCCAAGGGCGAGATCTGGGCTCAGCCCGCCAAATTCAGGACCGCGCAGGACGCTTTCGCCAAGGCTGCCGACGATTTCCAGCGCGCGGTCGCCGGGAAGGACGTCGCGGCAATACGCACGGGCGCACAGAAACTTGGAGCTACGTGCAAGGGCTGCCATGACAGCTTCCGCGCGCCGGAGAGCTGA
- a CDS encoding TetR/AcrR family transcriptional regulator, whose product MSSTAAASAKDSKARPTGRGRPSRQQSAAITDAIIQTATALFLKEGFDGTSMEAVAHATQIPKTTLYKRYPDKLALLNAVLVARVASWSEVTSRDNARLGNDLRQRLIQHTSTMLLWTTKPEVRAFRRLALNAFGRSEGSITDFFGYTEMVAYLVAEIRVYGPPSGIEAKAPERIAQAIMAMVIGWVNTRAATGPVTAADARAQAQFIIDVLIDGHARW is encoded by the coding sequence ATGTCTTCCACTGCCGCTGCGAGCGCTAAAGATTCAAAGGCCCGCCCTACGGGCCGAGGCAGGCCCTCGCGCCAACAGTCCGCCGCGATCACCGATGCGATCATCCAGACCGCAACCGCGCTCTTCCTCAAGGAGGGCTTTGACGGCACCTCGATGGAAGCGGTGGCCCATGCCACGCAGATCCCCAAGACCACGCTTTACAAGCGTTACCCCGACAAGCTGGCGCTTCTGAACGCCGTGCTCGTCGCGCGGGTGGCGTCCTGGTCCGAAGTGACCTCGCGCGACAATGCACGTCTCGGCAACGATCTGCGCCAGCGTCTCATCCAGCACACCTCGACGATGCTGCTCTGGACCACCAAACCCGAAGTGCGCGCCTTCAGGCGGCTGGCGCTGAATGCCTTCGGCAGATCCGAAGGATCGATCACAGATTTCTTCGGATATACCGAAATGGTGGCTTATCTGGTCGCGGAGATCCGCGTCTACGGTCCGCCTTCGGGGATCGAGGCCAAGGCCCCGGAACGCATCGCGCAGGCCATAATGGCGATGGTAATCGGCTGGGTGAACACCCGCGCCGCCACCGGCCCGGTCACCGCGGCGGATGCCCGCGCGCAGGCACAGTTCATCATCGACGTGCTGATCGACGGGCACGCCCGCTGGTAA